A single window of Dermacentor albipictus isolate Rhodes 1998 colony chromosome 1, USDA_Dalb.pri_finalv2, whole genome shotgun sequence DNA harbors:
- the Sil1 gene encoding nucleotide exchange factor SIL1 isoform X2, which produces MTLAIQGTALLQRGTPTENHYAQRRTTVYCCSSSCFCSEAVPAGLHVRMNLATGHAEAKLMDGDQSKDAQQSHSSGSQDNRLLLEQAKDGPSIMLSEKKDLPWNMDDLKKKMSSLKLEAKSESEILYNLLENYHNATEAGKEALLRDMEFLVHQYDRAVDFVRMGGLLAIVPDLNSTSDTVRELVAYTLGSALQGNPNVQRSVLGQGLLPQLLRLIVLDSSVRVRLRCLFALSCLVRQLPEAQESLLHHGGLTVLAGLFTAPDSSPKLQLKAVTLLHDLVIEQRLRHESGQPTDTELIQSIQLHGFCSLVPRLLHSSDVDVQEKVVQAMTALADMCLEEFQRHVTELRTLLNNYQRQAHHEHLSEDADHAADYYEGLLHSVTQLLDTLQRKQKDEL; this is translated from the exons GCGAGGCCGTACCGGCTGGTCTGCATGTACGAATGAATTTAGCAACAGGCCATGCTGAAGCAAAATTAATGGATGGAGATCAATCGAAGGATGCGCAACAATCCCACAGCTCTGGCAGCCAGGATAACCGTTTGCTCCTGGAGCAAGCTAAAGATGGGCCTTCCATAATGCTTTCT GAAAAGAAGGACCTACCATGGAACATGGATGACCTGAAGAAGAAGATGTCAAGCTTAAAGCTGGAGGCTAAGTCTGAGTCAGAAATTCTTTATAACCTGCTTGAGAACTACCACAATGCCACTGAAGCAGGGAAGGAAGCTCTGTTGAGAGATATGGAGTTCCTTGTACACCAG TATGACAGAGCTGTGGACTTTGTGAGGATGGGTGGCCTTCTTGCCATTGTACCGGATCTAAACTCCACATCTGACACTGTCCGTGAACTGGTGGCGTACACCCTTGGCTCGGCATTGCAGGG GAACCCAAACGTGCAGAGATCTGTGCTGGGCCAAGGGCTTTTGCCACAGCTACTGCGCCTCATTGTGCTGGATTCATCAGTACGAGTACGACTGCGCTGCCTTTTTGCACTTTCATGCCTGGTGCGCCAACTCCCAGAGGCTCAAGAATCCCTGCTCCACCATGGTGGGCTGACCGTGCTTGCAGGTCTCTTCACTGCACCGGACAGTTCACCCAAGTTACAGCTGAAGGCAGTTACACTCTTGCATGACCTGGTCATCGAGCAG CGCTTGAGGCATGAATCTGGCCAGCCAACTGACACAGA GCTGATACAGAGCATCCAGCTGCATGGATTCTGCAGCTTGGTGCCACGGCTTCTGCACAGCTCAGACGTAGATGTTCAGGAGAAGGTGGTGCAAGCCATGACTGCCCTTGCCGATATGTGCCTAGAAGAGTTCCAGAGGCATGTGACAGAACTGCGAACTCTACTCAATAACTACCAGAGGCAAGCACATCATGAGCACTTGTCAGAGGATGCAGATCACGCAGCTGACTACTATGAGGGACTGCTTCATTCTGTGACACAACTCCTGGACACCTTACAGCGGAAGCAGAAAGATGAATTGTGA